A single Staphylococcus muscae DNA region contains:
- a CDS encoding DUF896 domain-containing protein — translation MLSQDKLNRINELARKKKEQGLTEIEAKEQSKLRSEYLETFRGSFKAQIEQTKVIDPQGNDVTPEKLKSIQKQNNLRK, via the coding sequence ATGTTAAGCCAAGATAAATTAAATCGTATTAACGAACTTGCAAGAAAGAAAAAAGAGCAAGGATTAACAGAAATTGAGGCAAAAGAACAATCTAAATTAAGAAGTGAATACTTAGAGACGTTTCGTGGTAGCTTCAAAGCTCAGATTGAACAAACGAAAGTAATTGACCCACAAGGTAATGACGTGACACCTGAGAAATTGAAATCAATTCAGAAGCAAAACAATTTGAGAAAGTAA
- the sosA gene encoding DNA damage-induced cell division inhibitor SosA, with the protein MIQQKYYELTLFLIVFLVSIILSIAFFIMASQNEQVEQTYEMTDHSLKNTEQYEATPDHSNEESVFAITLSK; encoded by the coding sequence ATGATTCAACAAAAATATTACGAGTTAACACTATTTTTAATTGTATTCTTAGTCTCTATCATCTTGTCTATTGCTTTCTTTATTATGGCAAGTCAAAATGAACAAGTAGAACAGACGTACGAAATGACAGACCACTCACTTAAAAATACAGAACAATATGAAGCAACACCTGATCATAGTAATGAAGAGAGTGTGTTTGCTATTACGTTAAGCAAATAA
- the lexA gene encoding transcriptional repressor LexA, which produces MRELTKRQSEIFEFIKQVVQSKGYPPSVREIGEAVGLASSSTVHGHLSRLEEKGYIRRDPTKPRAIEIVSELMGEPVNMEATIFVPVIGKVTAGVPITAVENVEEYYPLPEHFTSTHNGQIFILNVVGDSMIEAGILDGDKVIVRSQSIAENGDIIVAMTEEDEATVKRFFKEKNRYRLQPENSMLSPIYLDHVTVLGKVVGLFREM; this is translated from the coding sequence ATGAGGGAATTAACGAAGAGACAGAGTGAAATATTTGAATTCATCAAACAAGTTGTACAATCAAAGGGATATCCACCAAGTGTTCGTGAGATTGGAGAAGCAGTTGGTTTAGCTTCAAGCTCAACTGTTCACGGTCACCTTTCACGTTTAGAAGAAAAAGGATATATTCGTCGTGACCCTACGAAACCACGTGCTATTGAGATTGTGAGCGAACTAATGGGTGAACCAGTCAATATGGAAGCAACTATTTTTGTTCCAGTGATTGGAAAGGTCACTGCTGGTGTGCCAATTACAGCTGTTGAAAATGTAGAGGAGTATTATCCATTACCGGAACATTTCACTTCAACACATAACGGCCAGATTTTTATATTAAATGTTGTCGGTGACAGTATGATAGAAGCAGGTATTTTAGATGGAGACAAAGTGATTGTCAGAAGTCAATCTATTGCTGAAAATGGAGATATTATCGTTGCTATGACAGAAGAAGATGAAGCGACAGTAAAGCGATTCTTTAAAGAGAAAAATCGTTATCGTTTACAACCAGAAAATAGCATGCTCAGCCCTATTTATCTGGACCATGTGACTGTTTTAGGCAAAGTTGTCGGTCTTTTTAGAGAAATGTAA
- the guaC gene encoding GMP reductase yields the protein MKIFDYEDIQLIPNKSIVKSRSEIDTSIQFGPKRFKLPVVPANMQTVMNEQLAEWFAENDYFYIMHRFDEAARIPFIKRMHEKGLFASISVGVKDPEFEFVENIKAEGLKPEYITIDIAHGHSDQVINMIQHIKQHLPETFVIAGNVGTPEGVRELENAGADATKVGIGPGRVCITKIKTGFGTGGWQLAAINHCSKAARKPIIADGGIRTHGDIAKSVRFGASMVMIGSLFAAHEESPGETVEMDGKKYKEYFGSASEYQKGERKNVEGKKMFVAHKGSLQDTLKEMQEDLQSSISYAGGKDVGALRKVDYVIVKNSIFNGDRD from the coding sequence ATGAAAATTTTTGATTATGAAGATATACAACTAATTCCAAACAAAAGTATCGTTAAAAGTCGTTCAGAAATTGACACATCCATCCAATTTGGACCGAAAAGATTTAAGTTACCAGTTGTTCCTGCAAACATGCAAACGGTTATGAATGAGCAGTTGGCAGAATGGTTTGCAGAAAATGACTATTTCTACATTATGCACCGTTTTGATGAAGCAGCACGTATTCCATTTATCAAACGCATGCATGAGAAAGGTTTATTCGCTTCAATCTCAGTCGGTGTAAAAGACCCTGAATTTGAATTTGTTGAAAACATTAAAGCTGAAGGATTGAAACCAGAGTATATCACAATTGATATTGCGCATGGTCATTCAGATCAAGTGATCAATATGATTCAACACATTAAACAACACTTACCAGAAACATTCGTTATCGCTGGTAATGTAGGGACGCCAGAAGGTGTTCGTGAACTAGAAAATGCAGGTGCTGATGCAACGAAAGTTGGTATTGGACCAGGTCGTGTATGTATTACGAAAATTAAAACAGGTTTTGGTACAGGTGGCTGGCAATTAGCTGCAATTAATCATTGTAGCAAAGCAGCACGTAAACCAATTATTGCTGACGGTGGTATCCGTACACACGGTGATATCGCAAAATCAGTTCGCTTTGGCGCATCAATGGTAATGATTGGTTCATTATTTGCAGCACATGAAGAGTCACCAGGTGAAACAGTTGAAATGGATGGCAAAAAGTATAAAGAATACTTTGGTAGCGCATCTGAATATCAAAAAGGTGAACGCAAAAACGTTGAAGGTAAAAAAATGTTTGTTGCACATAAAGGTTCACTTCAAGATACATTGAAAGAAATGCAAGAAGACTTACAAAGTTCTATTTCTTATGCAGGTGGTAAAGATGTCGGTGCATTGAGAAAAGTGGACTATGTCATTGTTAAAAACTCAATTTTTAACGGTGATAGAGATTAA
- the rpsN gene encoding 30S ribosomal protein S14, with the protein MAKKSKIAKEAKREALVAQYAELRRELKAKGDYEALRKLPRDSSPTRLTRRCKVTGRPRGVMRKFEMSRISFREYAHKGQIPGVKKSSW; encoded by the coding sequence ATGGCTAAAAAGTCTAAAATAGCAAAAGAAGCAAAGCGTGAAGCATTAGTTGCACAATACGCTGAATTAAGACGCGAATTAAAAGCAAAAGGTGATTATGAAGCATTGCGTAAACTTCCACGTGATTCATCACCGACAAGATTGACAAGAAGATGTAAAGTAACAGGTCGTCCACGTGGTGTCATGCGTAAGTTTGAAATGTCTAGAATATCATTCCGTGAGTATGCCCACAAAGGTCAAATTCCAGGCGTTAAAAAATCTAGTTGGTAA
- the rpmG gene encoding 50S ribosomal protein L33 produces the protein MRINVTLACTECGDRNYITTKNKRTNPERIEMMKYCPRLNKHTLHRETK, from the coding sequence ATGCGTATTAATGTAACTTTAGCTTGTACTGAATGTGGTGACCGTAACTATATCACAACTAAAAATAAACGTACAAACCCAGAGCGTATCGAAATGATGAAATATTGCCCAAGATTAAACAAACACACTTTACACAGAGAAACAAAATAA
- a CDS encoding catalase has product MSNHNDSKLTGLFGHPVGDRENSMTAGQRGPLLMQDWYFLEQMAHFDREVIPERRMHAKGSGAFGTFTVTNDITQYTSAKIFSEVGKQTEMFARFSTVAGERGAADAERDIRGFALKFYTEEGNWDLVGNNTPVFFFRDPKLFASLNHAVKRDPRTNMRSAQNNWDFWTSLPEALHQVTILMSDRGIPKGYRHMHGFGSHTYAMINDKNERVWVKFHFRTQQGIENLSPDEAAQVIANDRESSQRDLFEAIENGQFPKWKMYIQVMTEEQARQHKDNPFDLTKVWFKDEYPLIEVGEFELNRNPDNYFMDVEQAAFAPTNIIPGIDFSPDKMLQGRLFSYGDAQRYRLGVNHWQIPVNQPKGVGVENICPFSRDGQMRFLDGNGGGSTHYYPNSTGAFKDQPEYKRAPLDIEGTAYEHDFREDDDNYFEQPGKLFRLQSPEQQQRIFENTANEMNGTTDEVKHRHIRHCYQADPAYGKGVAKALGMSEQLDKILGDLK; this is encoded by the coding sequence ATGAGTAACCATAATGATTCGAAACTAACAGGTTTATTTGGGCATCCAGTTGGCGACAGAGAGAATTCAATGACGGCAGGACAACGAGGTCCATTGCTCATGCAAGATTGGTACTTTTTAGAACAAATGGCACACTTCGATCGTGAAGTCATTCCTGAACGACGTATGCATGCAAAAGGTTCAGGTGCATTTGGAACATTTACTGTAACAAATGATATTACACAGTACACATCAGCTAAAATCTTTTCGGAAGTTGGTAAACAAACAGAAATGTTCGCACGTTTTTCAACTGTGGCAGGTGAACGTGGAGCAGCAGATGCCGAGCGTGATATTCGTGGCTTTGCATTAAAGTTTTATACTGAAGAAGGAAACTGGGATTTAGTAGGTAACAATACGCCTGTCTTTTTCTTTAGAGATCCAAAATTATTTGCGAGCTTAAATCATGCGGTTAAGAGAGATCCAAGAACGAATATGCGCAGTGCTCAAAATAACTGGGACTTCTGGACATCTTTACCAGAAGCATTACATCAAGTGACAATCTTAATGTCAGATCGTGGTATTCCTAAAGGTTATCGTCATATGCACGGCTTTGGGTCACACACATATGCGATGATTAATGATAAAAATGAACGTGTATGGGTGAAGTTCCACTTCAGAACACAACAAGGCATTGAAAACTTGTCGCCTGATGAAGCAGCGCAAGTCATCGCAAATGATCGTGAATCGTCACAACGCGACTTGTTTGAAGCGATTGAAAATGGTCAATTCCCTAAATGGAAAATGTATATTCAAGTGATGACAGAAGAACAAGCACGTCAGCATAAAGATAACCCATTCGACTTAACAAAAGTATGGTTTAAAGATGAATATCCATTGATTGAGGTAGGAGAGTTTGAATTAAATAGAAATCCAGATAACTACTTTATGGATGTAGAACAAGCCGCTTTTGCACCAACAAATATCATTCCAGGTATCGATTTTTCACCAGATAAAATGTTGCAAGGACGACTTTTCTCATATGGTGACGCACAAAGATATCGTTTAGGCGTTAACCATTGGCAAATTCCAGTGAACCAACCTAAAGGCGTTGGTGTAGAGAATATTTGTCCATTCAGCAGAGATGGTCAAATGCGCTTCTTAGATGGTAATGGTGGTGGTTCAACACACTATTATCCAAATAGTACAGGTGCTTTTAAAGATCAACCGGAATATAAACGTGCACCACTTGACATCGAAGGCACTGCATATGAACATGATTTTAGAGAAGATGATGATAACTACTTTGAACAACCGGGCAAGTTATTCCGCCTCCAATCACCAGAACAACAGCAACGTATTTTTGAAAATACTGCCAATGAGATGAATGGTACGACAGATGAAGTAAAACACCGTCATATTCGTCATTGTTACCAAGCAGATCCAGCATATGGTAAAGGTGTTGCTAAGGCACTTGGTATGTCAGAACAGTTAGATAAAATTTTAGGAGATTTAAAATAA
- a CDS encoding amino acid permease has protein sequence MEEKNLNRGLQSRHITMIAIGGAIGTGLFVATGSVIAQAGPGGAILAYLIIGIMLYFLMSSIGEMATFYPVSGSFSSYSTRFVDPSLGFTMGWLYWTIWSLVTSIDVIVASNVLGYWDAFHFFSPLVWSIIFLSIIFLLNVFSVKAFGEAEFWLSLVKVVTIIIFIILGILMIFGILGGNYYGFENYTVGEAPFVGGISGFLSVLLIAGFSVGGSEVVAVAAGESDNPRKSMPRAIKQVFWRILLFYVLSIAVISGILAYTDPTLLNEHSSITQSPFTIVFDKVGISFAASVINAVILTTLLSAANSGIFTTSRMLYSLSENKQAPKFLSKINRQTKLPMNALLTTFTFITAVTIYANYNTDSVVGLLNIIGALITVVWASSVLAQFRLRRAIKVQQKDIDQLLPYKAPFFPFGPILVFVTILFLILGSSAEAIIHFDVPKLAQNLLPILILFIIYITHKMIHKTKVIPLNEIDLSEHESYK, from the coding sequence ATGGAAGAAAAGAATTTAAACAGAGGACTGCAGTCCAGACATATTACCATGATTGCAATTGGTGGCGCGATTGGAACGGGTCTATTTGTTGCAACTGGTAGTGTCATTGCCCAAGCTGGTCCCGGGGGTGCCATCCTAGCATATTTGATTATCGGAATTATGCTGTACTTTTTAATGTCATCAATCGGCGAAATGGCAACATTTTACCCTGTTTCTGGATCGTTTAGTAGTTACTCTACCCGATTTGTTGACCCATCATTAGGTTTTACTATGGGATGGTTATATTGGACAATTTGGTCACTCGTAACAAGTATTGACGTAATTGTTGCATCTAATGTTTTAGGATATTGGGATGCCTTCCATTTCTTCTCTCCACTTGTTTGGAGTATTATTTTCTTATCCATTATCTTTTTACTGAATGTTTTCTCTGTTAAAGCATTTGGTGAAGCAGAGTTTTGGTTATCACTCGTTAAAGTTGTGACGATTATCATTTTTATCATTTTGGGAATACTTATGATCTTCGGCATTTTAGGCGGGAATTACTATGGGTTTGAAAACTATACTGTTGGTGAAGCACCATTTGTTGGCGGTATTTCTGGATTTTTAAGCGTACTGCTTATCGCTGGATTCTCTGTTGGTGGTAGTGAGGTCGTTGCCGTAGCAGCTGGTGAATCTGATAATCCTAGAAAGTCAATGCCACGCGCAATCAAGCAAGTATTTTGGCGTATATTATTATTCTATGTGCTTTCAATTGCCGTAATCTCTGGCATACTTGCATACACAGATCCAACTCTATTAAACGAACATAGCTCAATCACACAGAGTCCATTTACAATTGTATTTGACAAAGTAGGCATTTCATTTGCAGCTTCTGTCATCAATGCTGTCATTCTTACGACACTGTTATCAGCAGCAAACTCTGGGATTTTCACAACAAGTCGCATGCTGTATTCATTAAGTGAGAACAAACAAGCACCTAAGTTTTTGAGCAAAATTAACCGTCAAACAAAGTTACCTATGAATGCGTTACTTACGACATTTACATTTATCACAGCAGTTACAATATATGCAAATTATAATACCGATAGTGTCGTTGGACTGTTGAATATTATCGGTGCATTGATAACTGTTGTATGGGCATCAAGCGTTTTAGCACAATTCCGTTTAAGACGTGCCATCAAAGTTCAACAAAAAGATATCGACCAATTATTACCATATAAAGCACCGTTTTTCCCATTTGGTCCAATACTCGTCTTTGTTACAATTCTGTTCCTTATTTTAGGAAGTTCTGCAGAAGCGATTATTCACTTTGATGTACCAAAATTGGCTCAGAATTTATTACCAATTTTAATTTTATTTATTATCTATATCACACATAAAATGATTCATAAAACAAAAGTCATTCCGTTAAATGAAATCGACTTGAGTGAACACGAATCCTATAAATAA